GAGACCACTGCGCGGGTAACGCCGGGCCACTGCCACCACCAGCCGGAGGTTCGACCTGATGAAGACGTCCTTGGCCCGCTCGGCGTCCTCGGCTATCGCCTCCAGCTCCTCCCGCTTCGACCCCTTGGGCAGCGTCTCCTGCTCCAGCAGGTGCTGGGCGTAGACGCCGGCCTCGATCCGCAGCGAGAGCTCGACCTCCTCGGCGGCGTCGAGCAGCGGCGTCCTGGCGATCTCGTCGAGGTACATACCGACGAGGTCGCGGTCGGCCTCAAGGTTGTTCGGGCGGGCCGCGCGAGTCCGGTCGGCCCTGTCGCGAACGACGGCACGAGTGGCCATGCTTGCTCCCTTGCTGCTGGTGCCGGTCTTCGGATCTCGCCCCGCCAGGTGTGAGCCGGGGCAAAGAGATTGCGGGCCTCGGAGAGGCTCACACGTAACGATCCAACGCACAGAATTCGGACAACATTCCCAACTCACCCAGTTTCTTCTCCGGATGCAGTATCCTGCGACTTTTCACCCGCGATCATGAACGCTCGGTGATGGACCATCGACCCGGAGTGGCAGGGGGAGTTCCGCCGCTCCGTCAACGAACGACGGCCTCCATCCGCAGCTTCTCCCCACAAAAGATGCCAAATCGCGATCGGTTCGGGTCCGGATCCATCGCTCGCCCTGGGAAGGTGTCAGCCATGTACCCGCCCAACGACGGCACCCACGCCGATCCCGGGTCGGCCGCCTCCGCCGCCCGCCGACGGCAGCGCCTGCTGATCTGCTCGGCGCTGGCGTCCGGCTCCGCCGCACTGCTCGGCGTCCTGCTGGCCCTGGTGACGTCCCACTGGGGCCCGCTGGCCCGGCTCGACCAGGGCTGGGTCGACTCCCTGCACGGCTACGCGGTCCAGCACAACATCTGGACGGCGGCCATGCAGACCCTCGCCGACATCGGCAGCACCGTCACCATGCGGGTGCTGCTCGGCCTGGCCGCGGTCTGGCTCTGGGTGATCGGCGCCCGCACCCTCGGCGGCTGGGCGGCCGCGCTGATACTGGCCGGCTGGCTGGCCAGCTGGCTCGGCAAGAACGTCGTCGGCCGGGAACGGCCGCACTTCGCCGCCCCGGTCGCCCAGGCCGGCGGGTTGTCCTTCCCGTCCGGCCACGCCCTCGCCTCGGCCATCACCTGCGCCGCCCTGGTGATCCTGGTCTGGCCTCGGGCCAACCGGACGGGCCGCGCGGTGTCCTGCACCGCCGCCGCGC
This genomic interval from Kitasatospora gansuensis contains the following:
- a CDS encoding phosphatase PAP2 family protein, yielding MYPPNDGTHADPGSAASAARRRQRLLICSALASGSAALLGVLLALVTSHWGPLARLDQGWVDSLHGYAVQHNIWTAAMQTLADIGSTVTMRVLLGLAAVWLWVIGARTLGGWAAALILAGWLASWLGKNVVGRERPHFAAPVAQAGGLSFPSGHALASAITCAALVILVWPRANRTGRAVSCTAAALAALAVGWTRIALGVHWPSDVLAGWLAAALVVGTVTLAVELWQPGALSRDVRRVDWRTRPRIQRVLATGTPDPAFDPSLDSAFDPAAGPFPQPARRADGQ